One segment of Candidatus Poribacteria bacterium DNA contains the following:
- a CDS encoding PQQ-binding-like beta-propeller repeat protein: protein MHHQKPIFCRLFVCLFLIVVPMHAIAGDWPTWRGPNQDGTSAETELISSWSTEGENLLWEAEFIGRSTPIVLNGRVYVIGRVGKDITEQERIACFNAETGELIWNYQFNVFHTTISFNRVGWTSLAGDRETGNIYAHGVQGLFFCFDKDGNILWSRSLTEEYGRISGYGGRVHTPIIAGDLVVISYLNSGWGDQAATRHRYFAFDKLTGELVWVSTPGGRPLDTTYSTPVVANINGQQLIIGGNADGGIYAMKQSTGERVWGFKLSQRGINTSVIVSGTNVYASHSEENIDTTAMGRVVCIDATGTGDVTQTHEVWRYDAVNVGYASPTIHAGHLYVVDNSANVHAVNTDTGEVYWEHNIGKVGKGSPVWADGKLYVTEVNGGFVILQPSGDGCELLSAQEISRLEDEHYVEIYGSPAIADGRIYFTTEEHLYCIGRKE, encoded by the coding sequence TTGCACCATCAAAAACCGATTTTTTGTCGGCTATTTGTCTGCCTTTTTTTAATTGTTGTTCCTATGCACGCCATTGCTGGCGATTGGCCAACGTGGCGGGGACCGAATCAGGACGGCACTTCTGCTGAGACCGAGTTAATCTCATCTTGGTCAACTGAAGGGGAGAACCTGCTCTGGGAGGCAGAATTTATAGGGCGTTCTACACCGATTGTTCTCAATGGCAGGGTCTATGTCATCGGACGCGTTGGCAAAGACATCACCGAACAGGAACGCATCGCCTGCTTCAATGCTGAAACCGGCGAACTGATCTGGAATTATCAATTCAACGTTTTTCATACCACGATCTCCTTTAACCGAGTCGGCTGGACAAGCCTCGCGGGTGACCGAGAAACCGGGAATATCTATGCACACGGGGTCCAAGGCCTCTTCTTCTGTTTCGATAAAGATGGAAATATTCTCTGGTCGCGTTCACTCACGGAAGAATATGGGCGGATATCCGGGTATGGCGGACGGGTTCACACCCCTATCATTGCAGGTGACCTCGTTGTGATTAGTTATCTCAATTCAGGATGGGGTGACCAAGCCGCTACACGCCACCGCTACTTCGCTTTCGATAAACTTACCGGGGAACTAGTTTGGGTCTCAACACCGGGCGGTAGACCCTTAGACACAACCTACTCCACACCAGTCGTTGCGAATATCAACGGACAACAACTTATCATCGGCGGCAATGCAGATGGCGGTATCTACGCCATGAAACAGAGCACCGGAGAGAGGGTCTGGGGGTTTAAACTGAGTCAGCGGGGTATCAATACGTCCGTTATCGTTTCAGGCACGAATGTCTATGCCTCGCATAGCGAAGAGAATATAGATACCACTGCAATGGGACGCGTCGTCTGTATTGACGCGACGGGGACTGGCGACGTCACGCAAACCCATGAAGTCTGGCGGTATGATGCGGTCAACGTCGGATACGCCTCCCCTACAATTCACGCCGGACACCTCTATGTTGTGGATAACTCCGCTAACGTTCACGCTGTGAATACGGATACCGGTGAAGTCTACTGGGAACACAACATCGGCAAAGTCGGAAAAGGTTCTCCCGTCTGGGCAGATGGTAAACTCTACGTCACGGAAGTCAACGGCGGATTTGTGATCCTCCAACCCAGTGGGGATGGATGTGAACTGCTAAGTGCTCAGGAGATAAGCCGACTTGAAGATGAACACTACGTCGAAATCTACGGCTCACCCGCTATTGCAGACGGACGCATCTATTTCACTACAGAGGAACACCTCTACTGTATTGGGAGGAAAGAATGA